One genomic region from Reichenbachiella ulvae encodes:
- a CDS encoding alpha-amylase family glycosyl hydrolase → MKKKIGLIQDDPWLAPYEQDVMQRYQYYLDRLKQIKEEAGSLKKFASADEYFGFNYDKKLKGWWYREWAPAADGLSLIGEFNGWNADLHPMTQDEQGVWGIFVADDSEHPLSDQTLLKVKVQNGFQERDRIPAYIKRTVQDPETHDFKGQIWAPKKAFKWTDQGFDPSVIKNPVIYECHIGMAQEKEGVGTYREFADEVLPRVEKMGYNCLQMMAVQEHPYYGSFGYHVSNFFAASSRFGTPEDLKYLIDQAHKMGIAVIMDAVYSHAVKNIAEGLNDFDGSDNQYFHKGGRGYHGGWDSKLFDYGRTEVMQFLLSSVRYWIEEFHFDGFRFDGVTSMLYHHHGEGVAFDHYDKYFRHMVDWDAICFLQLANELTHEIKPGAITIAEDMSGMPGMCRKVDEGGIGFDYRLGMGIPDYWIKTLKHKADEDWNIHEMWDVLTNRRYKEKTIAYAESHDQALVGDKTLAFWLMDKEMYWHMSKGDEHPIIDRGIALHKMLRLFTAALGGEGYLTFIGNEFGHPEWIDFPREGNDWSYKYARRQWSLVDNQDLKYHYLSDFDGAMVHLLKENNVLNAMPAQQLNMDPINNVVVFERNNLLFVFNFSVSSSVVDYKFFANQTGIFELILDSDAEAYGGHGRCDASVEHHTMLVEEKPQLSLYTPCRSAQVYRKKAEVKA, encoded by the coding sequence ATGAAGAAAAAAATCGGCTTGATTCAAGATGATCCCTGGCTCGCACCCTACGAGCAAGATGTGATGCAACGCTACCAGTATTATCTGGATCGATTGAAGCAAATTAAAGAGGAAGCAGGCTCTCTCAAAAAGTTCGCATCTGCTGATGAGTACTTTGGTTTCAACTATGACAAGAAATTAAAAGGGTGGTGGTACCGCGAATGGGCACCTGCTGCAGATGGATTGTCTCTAATTGGTGAGTTCAATGGCTGGAATGCAGATTTGCACCCCATGACTCAGGACGAACAGGGCGTTTGGGGCATTTTTGTAGCCGATGATTCGGAGCATCCCCTGTCTGATCAAACCTTGCTCAAGGTGAAAGTCCAAAATGGATTTCAAGAAAGAGATCGAATCCCCGCTTATATCAAAAGAACTGTTCAGGATCCGGAAACCCACGATTTCAAAGGGCAAATCTGGGCACCTAAAAAAGCTTTTAAATGGACTGATCAAGGCTTTGATCCGAGTGTAATAAAGAATCCGGTGATTTATGAATGTCACATCGGGATGGCTCAGGAAAAAGAAGGGGTAGGCACTTACCGTGAATTTGCGGATGAAGTACTGCCAAGGGTAGAGAAAATGGGCTACAACTGCCTGCAGATGATGGCTGTACAGGAGCACCCATACTATGGTTCTTTCGGCTATCATGTCTCCAATTTTTTCGCAGCTAGTTCTCGTTTTGGCACACCGGAAGATCTGAAATATCTGATCGATCAGGCACATAAGATGGGAATCGCCGTAATCATGGATGCGGTGTATTCTCATGCAGTTAAAAATATAGCAGAAGGGCTGAATGATTTTGATGGCTCGGACAACCAGTATTTTCACAAGGGTGGCAGAGGCTATCATGGAGGCTGGGATTCTAAGTTGTTTGACTATGGTCGAACTGAAGTAATGCAGTTTTTGCTTTCCAGCGTACGTTATTGGATTGAGGAGTTTCATTTTGATGGTTTCCGTTTCGATGGGGTGACCTCCATGCTCTACCATCATCATGGCGAGGGAGTGGCTTTTGATCACTACGACAAGTATTTCAGACATATGGTGGATTGGGATGCGATATGTTTTCTTCAATTGGCCAATGAGCTAACTCATGAGATCAAACCGGGAGCGATTACGATTGCAGAGGATATGAGTGGCATGCCGGGTATGTGCCGAAAGGTAGATGAAGGAGGAATTGGTTTTGACTATCGACTGGGCATGGGGATACCCGACTATTGGATCAAAACCCTAAAGCACAAAGCAGACGAAGATTGGAATATCCACGAGATGTGGGATGTGCTAACCAATCGTCGCTATAAGGAAAAGACGATTGCCTATGCTGAGTCGCACGACCAGGCGCTGGTAGGGGACAAAACCCTGGCCTTTTGGCTGATGGATAAAGAGATGTATTGGCACATGTCCAAGGGGGATGAGCATCCAATAATTGATCGAGGTATAGCTTTGCACAAGATGCTGAGACTTTTTACTGCTGCGCTGGGAGGTGAGGGCTATTTGACCTTTATCGGAAATGAATTCGGTCATCCGGAATGGATTGATTTTCCACGGGAAGGAAATGACTGGAGCTACAAATATGCGAGACGACAATGGTCATTGGTGGATAATCAGGATTTGAAATATCACTACCTGTCAGATTTTGATGGTGCTATGGTGCATCTACTGAAGGAAAATAATGTCCTGAATGCCATGCCTGCACAGCAATTGAATATGGATCCTATCAATAATGTAGTTGTGTTTGAAAGGAATAATTTACTCTTCGTTTTCAATTTTAGTGTGTCGAGTTCTGTTGTGGACTATAAGTTCTTTGCCAATCAGACTGGGATTTTTGAGTTGATCCTGGATAGTGATGCAGAGGCCTATGGAGGGCATGGTCGATGTGATGCCTCTGTCGAACACCATACTATGTTGGTTGAGGAAAAACCACAGTTAAGTTTGTACACACCTTGTAGATCTGCACAGGTTTATCGAAAGAAGGCGGAAGTGAAGGCTTAG
- a CDS encoding DUF4295 domain-containing protein has translation MAKKVVATLKKKDGVKFAKVIKAVKTKSGAYSFREEIVTEDRVKDVLSAK, from the coding sequence ATGGCTAAGAAGGTAGTTGCAACGCTGAAGAAAAAAGACGGAGTAAAATTCGCAAAAGTGATCAAAGCGGTAAAGACTAAGTCAGGTGCTTACTCTTTTCGTGAGGAGATCGTTACTGAAGACAGAGTAAAAGACGTACTCTCAGCTAAGTAA
- a CDS encoding translation initiation factor, producing MSKKAKFKNRIGVVYSTDDSFDYQEEGGFEQETLAPDEQNLKVMLDKKNRGGKQVTLVTGFVGSAEDLKDLAKMLKSKCGVGGNAKDGEILIQGDFRDKVLQVLAKEGYPAKRVGG from the coding sequence GTGTCAAAGAAAGCTAAGTTTAAGAATAGAATAGGAGTCGTCTACTCAACGGACGACTCTTTTGATTACCAGGAAGAGGGAGGTTTTGAACAAGAAACTCTCGCTCCTGATGAGCAGAACCTCAAAGTGATGCTGGACAAAAAGAACAGAGGAGGAAAGCAAGTGACTCTGGTAACAGGTTTTGTCGGTAGTGCAGAGGATCTGAAAGATCTCGCCAAAATGCTAAAATCCAAGTGCGGAGTAGGTGGGAATGCCAAAGACGGCGAAATCCTGATTCAGGGCGATTTTAGAGACAAAGTGCTACAGGTTCTGGCCAAAGAGGGCTACCCCGCCAAAAGAGTAGGAGGATAA
- the ctlX gene encoding citrulline utilization hydrolase CtlX — MGANTTSTLLMIRPVSFHFNEETAVNNYYQKKPEGESETEIQSQALEEFDNFVEKLEAKGIEVIVVNDTLKPETPDSIFPNNWVSFHHDGTVGLYPMYAENRRLERREDIFDLLEDKGFVISQEIHLTDFEHVNKFLEGTGSLILDRENKLAYAALSERTDPDVLQTFREQFGFRIVDFVANQSVNGERLPIYHTNVMMCLGDGFAVICLDSIDDLDDRAKVIESLEESDKEIIEITEDQKEQFAGNMLQVENQEGKKFIVMSESAYQSLEPEQIDRLLDHNEDIIHSSLNTIEKLGGGSARCMMAEVFLPKE, encoded by the coding sequence ATGGGAGCGAATACGACATCCACACTTTTGATGATACGTCCGGTCAGTTTTCATTTCAATGAAGAAACGGCCGTCAATAATTACTATCAGAAAAAACCTGAAGGGGAAAGCGAGACTGAAATTCAGTCTCAGGCTTTAGAGGAGTTCGATAATTTTGTTGAGAAACTGGAGGCTAAGGGGATCGAAGTGATCGTAGTGAATGATACTTTGAAACCAGAAACGCCAGACAGTATTTTTCCTAACAACTGGGTGTCTTTCCATCATGACGGCACGGTGGGCTTATATCCCATGTATGCCGAAAACAGAAGACTTGAAAGAAGAGAGGATATTTTTGATCTATTGGAGGACAAAGGCTTTGTCATATCTCAAGAGATCCACCTTACGGATTTTGAGCATGTGAATAAGTTTTTGGAAGGGACGGGTAGCTTGATTTTGGATCGTGAAAACAAACTGGCATATGCGGCTCTTTCTGAGAGAACTGATCCAGATGTCCTTCAGACATTCCGTGAGCAATTCGGGTTTAGGATTGTGGATTTTGTGGCCAATCAGAGTGTGAACGGCGAGCGTCTACCTATCTATCATACCAATGTGATGATGTGTCTGGGAGATGGTTTTGCTGTGATATGTCTGGATTCGATTGATGATTTGGATGATAGAGCTAAAGTCATCGAGAGCCTGGAGGAGTCTGACAAAGAAATCATCGAGATCACCGAGGACCAAAAAGAGCAATTTGCAGGCAATATGCTGCAAGTAGAAAATCAGGAAGGTAAGAAGTTTATTGTGATGTCAGAGTCTGCTTATCAGTCACTCGAACCCGAACAAATCGATCGATTGTTGGACCATAACGAAGACATCATCCATAGTTCACTTAATACAATTGAAAAACTAGGAGGAGGAAGCGCTCGCTGCATGATGGCAGAGGTTTTCCTTCCAAAAGAATAA
- the ftsY gene encoding signal recognition particle-docking protein FtsY, giving the protein MSLFNIFSKDKKESLDKGLEKTKESFFQKLGKAVAGRSTVDADVLDELEEVLISSDVGVDTTVKIIDRIEERVAKDKYLNADQLNLILREEIAGLLEENNTSDGTDFSLPEEKKPYVLLVVGVNGVGKTTTIGKLSSQFKKAGKSVILGAADTFRAAAVDQLKLWGERVGVPVVAHGMNTDPSAVAFDAVKKAVDEQADIVIIDTAGRLHTKVNLMNELTKIKKVIQKFIPDAPHEIMLVLDGSTGQNAFIQAQEFTKATDVTALAITKLDGTAKGGVVIGISDQFKIPVKYIGVGEGVDDLQLFNKVEFVDSFFKKV; this is encoded by the coding sequence ATGAGTCTATTCAATATTTTTTCGAAGGATAAAAAAGAAAGCCTGGACAAAGGCCTGGAAAAAACGAAAGAAAGCTTCTTTCAGAAACTGGGCAAGGCAGTTGCTGGTCGATCTACAGTAGATGCAGATGTACTGGATGAGCTGGAAGAGGTGCTCATTAGTTCGGATGTAGGGGTAGATACCACAGTCAAAATTATCGATCGAATCGAAGAACGAGTAGCCAAGGATAAGTATTTGAATGCGGATCAGCTCAATCTGATTCTGCGAGAAGAAATCGCAGGCCTGCTAGAAGAAAACAATACCTCAGACGGAACGGATTTTTCTCTCCCAGAGGAAAAGAAGCCCTATGTCCTATTGGTGGTAGGCGTAAATGGAGTGGGGAAAACCACTACAATAGGCAAACTTTCGTCTCAATTTAAGAAAGCGGGTAAGTCAGTGATACTGGGTGCAGCGGATACCTTTCGTGCAGCAGCAGTTGATCAGTTGAAGCTTTGGGGTGAGCGAGTAGGTGTGCCAGTGGTGGCACATGGTATGAATACAGACCCGTCAGCAGTGGCTTTCGACGCAGTGAAAAAGGCTGTTGATGAGCAAGCGGATATCGTGATCATCGATACGGCGGGTAGATTGCATACCAAGGTCAATTTGATGAACGAGCTGACCAAAATCAAAAAAGTAATTCAGAAATTCATTCCGGATGCACCCCATGAGATTATGCTGGTGCTGGATGGTAGTACTGGACAAAATGCCTTTATTCAGGCTCAGGAATTTACCAAAGCCACGGATGTGACTGCATTGGCCATCACCAAATTAGACGGGACTGCCAAAGGTGGTGTAGTCATTGGTATCTCAGACCAATTCAAAATCCCTGTGAAATACATCGGAGTGGGCGAAGGTGTCGACGATCTCCAGCTTTTCAATAAAGTGGAGTTTGTAGATTCGTTTTTTAAGAAGGTGTAA
- a CDS encoding 1,4-dihydroxy-2-naphthoate polyprenyltransferase, giving the protein MSIKPWLEAFRLRTLPLALSSIFMAGFLAYAKGIFSWSIFGLTVLTTVLLQILSNLANDYGDSIHGADSEHREGPQRAVQSGAISPQAMKRAMVVFVVLSLISGVSLLLIAFGDDWYYALAFLGLGLLAIYAAITYTSGSNPYGYVGLGDLSVFLFFGLTGVLGSYFLYGRSMDWSIVLPAISCGLLATGVLNVNNIRDIDSDEKAGKRSIPVRLGRSAAVKYHLILLVGSLIAAVVFVLMSYQSWWQFAFVLVTPLLLANYRAVRNKTVAADLDPFLKQLALSTLLFVILFGLGQIL; this is encoded by the coding sequence ATGAGTATCAAACCCTGGTTAGAAGCCTTTCGCTTAAGAACTTTGCCTCTGGCATTGTCCAGTATTTTTATGGCTGGCTTTTTGGCCTATGCCAAAGGGATATTCTCATGGTCGATATTTGGTCTGACTGTATTGACGACAGTGCTGCTGCAGATCCTGTCCAACCTAGCCAATGACTATGGGGATTCTATCCACGGGGCGGACAGCGAGCATCGCGAAGGACCTCAAAGAGCCGTACAAAGTGGCGCGATCAGTCCGCAAGCCATGAAAAGGGCAATGGTGGTTTTTGTTGTGTTGTCGTTGATCTCAGGGGTGAGCTTACTTCTAATCGCTTTTGGTGATGATTGGTACTATGCACTGGCTTTTCTGGGATTAGGATTGTTGGCTATATATGCGGCCATTACCTATACATCTGGCAGCAATCCTTATGGCTATGTGGGGTTGGGCGATCTTTCTGTTTTCCTCTTTTTTGGTTTGACGGGAGTGCTTGGGTCATACTTCCTCTATGGCCGGAGTATGGATTGGTCGATTGTTTTGCCAGCCATCAGTTGTGGATTGCTCGCTACAGGAGTACTCAATGTTAATAACATTCGTGATATCGATTCTGATGAAAAAGCTGGAAAAAGGTCGATACCAGTTAGGCTAGGAAGGTCTGCTGCTGTCAAGTATCATTTGATATTGTTAGTGGGAAGTTTAATTGCAGCGGTTGTTTTTGTGCTGATGTCCTATCAGTCCTGGTGGCAATTTGCTTTTGTCCTGGTCACACCTCTTTTATTAGCTAACTATCGTGCGGTAAGAAATAAAACGGTTGCCGCTGATTTAGATCCCTTCTTGAAGCAGTTGGCTCTAAGTACGCTACTCTTCGTTATTCTTTTCGGTCTGGGCCAAATCCTCTGA
- a CDS encoding potassium channel family protein, with protein sequence MKYIIVGLGNFGSSLALKLAEGGHDVIGVDNNENHINEHKDKLTHTLKMDSAHELAVSQLPLSDTDAIIICIGEDSGAAITTVALFKKHAPNCRIVARYTTEIQKTILEAMGIEELVNPEAEFADNFANRLTITGSLNTYMLDDKYELVEFELPESYIGKTVQEVDIVKKWKVSLITLIRHTKSKNLLGREIDKTEVQGVISGTTEFNKGDTLMLFGKIKDLKNMMDHYQED encoded by the coding sequence ATGAAGTATATAATAGTAGGATTAGGCAACTTCGGCTCCTCGCTGGCACTCAAACTGGCAGAAGGTGGTCATGATGTGATCGGAGTTGACAACAACGAAAACCATATCAATGAGCACAAGGACAAGCTGACCCATACTCTCAAAATGGACAGTGCTCACGAACTGGCAGTCAGCCAACTTCCTTTGTCGGACACAGATGCAATCATTATTTGTATAGGTGAGGACTCGGGAGCAGCCATCACGACAGTCGCCTTATTCAAAAAACATGCGCCTAACTGTAGAATTGTAGCGCGATACACGACCGAAATCCAAAAAACAATCTTGGAGGCAATGGGTATTGAAGAACTCGTCAATCCAGAAGCAGAATTTGCCGACAACTTCGCCAACCGACTCACGATCACAGGCAGCCTCAACACCTACATGCTGGACGACAAATATGAACTAGTCGAGTTCGAGCTGCCAGAAAGCTATATTGGCAAAACTGTCCAGGAGGTCGACATTGTCAAAAAATGGAAAGTTTCTCTTATCACTCTCATACGACACACCAAAAGCAAAAACCTACTGGGTAGAGAGATTGATAAAACAGAAGTCCAGGGCGTCATCAGTGGCACCACTGAATTTAACAAAGGAGACACCCTCATGCTCTTTGGAAAAATCAAAGATTTGAAAAACATGATGGATCATTACCAGGAAGACTAA
- the argS gene encoding arginine--tRNA ligase gives MNIASDIQLGIQSALKELYSHEANLEELGLQPTRKEFEGTYTFVTFPYGRISKKSPQDTAQEIGQYLKDKTAAVSGFNVVKGFLNIEIADSAWLSVLNEALSDERYGLGDKKDSAVMVEYSSPNTNKPLHLGHLRNIFLGYSVAKIYDALGYDVVKVQIINDRGIHICKSMIAWQRFGNGETPASSGMKGDKLVGKYYVEFDKAYKKEIEELVAAGKTKEEAEKEAPILLEAQDMLRKWEAKDAEIYQLWETMNGWVYEGFDATYEQMGVDFDKLYYESDTYLLGKEEVENGLKSGHFFEKEDGSVWIDLTDEGLDQKIVRRSDGTAVYMTQDIGTAIQRFKEYPGLERLVYTVGNEQDYHFKVLFLILKKLGYEWADGCFHLSYGMVDLPSGKMKSREGTVVDADDLMAEMIQIAEDHTRELGKIDGFSEEQAKELYDTIGLGALKYFLLKVDPKKRMLFDPQESIEFQGNTGPFIQYTFARISAILRRAAELGVSSDQVATDIAFKSNEAELIYLISECQNKLKAAAEEYSPSIIAQYVYDLAKGYNKFYADQAIFTEEEDALVAFRVALSRQVADTIKLGMSLLGINVPERM, from the coding sequence ATGAATATCGCATCTGACATACAGCTAGGCATACAGTCTGCACTGAAGGAACTTTACAGCCACGAGGCAAACCTGGAGGAATTGGGTCTGCAACCGACCCGAAAGGAATTCGAGGGGACTTATACATTCGTGACCTTTCCCTATGGTCGCATTTCTAAAAAGAGTCCGCAAGATACCGCCCAGGAGATCGGGCAATATCTAAAGGATAAGACAGCTGCAGTTTCTGGCTTCAACGTGGTAAAGGGCTTTTTGAATATCGAAATCGCTGATTCGGCCTGGTTGTCAGTATTGAATGAGGCATTGTCAGATGAGCGATATGGTCTGGGAGATAAAAAGGATAGTGCGGTGATGGTAGAGTATTCCTCACCTAACACCAACAAGCCTTTGCACCTGGGGCATTTGAGAAATATTTTCCTGGGGTACTCAGTGGCAAAAATCTACGATGCCCTGGGCTATGATGTGGTCAAAGTCCAGATCATCAACGATCGTGGTATCCACATCTGTAAGTCGATGATCGCCTGGCAAAGATTCGGCAATGGAGAAACGCCTGCTTCTTCTGGAATGAAAGGAGACAAACTGGTAGGCAAATACTATGTCGAGTTCGACAAGGCATATAAGAAGGAAATAGAAGAACTGGTCGCAGCAGGTAAAACCAAAGAGGAGGCTGAAAAGGAAGCGCCAATACTACTGGAAGCCCAAGATATGCTGCGCAAATGGGAGGCTAAAGATGCTGAAATCTACCAACTGTGGGAAACCATGAACGGGTGGGTGTACGAAGGGTTCGATGCGACCTACGAGCAAATGGGTGTCGATTTTGACAAGCTTTACTATGAATCTGATACCTATCTATTGGGTAAAGAAGAAGTGGAAAATGGTTTGAAATCAGGACATTTCTTCGAGAAGGAAGATGGGTCGGTATGGATCGATCTGACGGATGAAGGTCTGGATCAGAAAATCGTGCGCCGAAGCGACGGTACCGCAGTTTACATGACGCAGGACATCGGTACTGCCATCCAGCGATTCAAAGAATACCCAGGATTGGAGCGCCTGGTCTATACGGTGGGCAACGAACAGGATTATCACTTCAAGGTGCTTTTCCTTATCCTCAAAAAATTAGGCTATGAATGGGCGGATGGATGTTTTCACCTTTCTTATGGTATGGTGGATTTGCCATCTGGTAAAATGAAATCTCGTGAAGGAACGGTAGTAGATGCCGATGACCTGATGGCAGAGATGATTCAGATCGCAGAGGATCATACCCGTGAGTTGGGTAAAATCGATGGGTTCAGTGAAGAGCAGGCCAAAGAACTTTATGACACCATTGGTTTGGGTGCTTTGAAATATTTCTTGCTGAAGGTTGATCCTAAAAAGCGTATGCTTTTCGATCCACAAGAGTCAATCGAGTTTCAGGGTAACACCGGGCCGTTCATTCAATATACTTTCGCCAGAATCTCTGCGATTCTTCGACGTGCTGCCGAGCTGGGTGTGAGCAGCGATCAGGTAGCTACAGACATTGCTTTCAAATCGAATGAGGCGGAACTGATCTATTTGATCTCCGAGTGTCAAAACAAGTTGAAGGCAGCAGCAGAAGAATACAGTCCATCAATCATAGCGCAGTACGTTTACGATCTGGCCAAGGGCTATAATAAATTCTACGCGGATCAGGCGATATTCACCGAAGAGGAAGATGCTTTGGTAGCTTTCCGAGTGGCATTATCACGTCAGGTAGCGGATACGATCAAGTTGGGCATGTCGCTGCTCGGTATCAACGTGCCAGAAAGAATGTAA
- a CDS encoding dimethylarginine dimethylaminohydrolase family protein: protein MIELMIRDETAKLEAVVLGTAKSLGGTPDLEHVYDPKSREHILDGTFPKEEDLIVENEGFRAALEKHGVKVYRPEVLEDTNQVYARDIGFVIYDKFVMPNIIEDREHEKDGITFLVNQIEKENILIMPREAHAEGGDVMPWKGKLYVGYSEEEDYNTYKVSRTNRAGVEFLQKSFPNYEVKAFELKKSDTDPRENALHLDCCFQPIGSNQCIIYKGGFKNPADYDYMVEEFGAENCIEITKEEMYEMNSNVFSISPEVVVSEAGFTRLNAELEKRGFTVERVKYSEIAKMEGLFRCSTLPLKRTY, encoded by the coding sequence ATGATAGAATTGATGATCAGGGATGAGACGGCAAAGCTCGAAGCGGTAGTCCTGGGGACTGCCAAAAGTCTGGGAGGAACCCCAGATTTGGAGCATGTCTATGATCCTAAGTCTCGAGAACATATTCTCGATGGTACTTTTCCTAAGGAAGAGGATTTAATTGTAGAAAATGAAGGCTTTCGTGCCGCTTTGGAAAAGCATGGAGTTAAAGTCTATCGACCAGAAGTGCTAGAAGATACCAACCAGGTTTATGCACGTGATATCGGTTTCGTGATATATGATAAATTCGTGATGCCTAACATTATCGAAGATCGTGAGCATGAAAAGGATGGGATTACTTTTCTGGTCAATCAAATTGAAAAGGAAAATATTTTGATCATGCCTCGTGAGGCGCATGCAGAAGGAGGGGATGTGATGCCCTGGAAAGGAAAACTGTATGTCGGTTATTCTGAGGAGGAGGATTACAATACCTATAAAGTCAGCCGTACCAATCGAGCTGGAGTAGAGTTTTTGCAAAAGAGCTTTCCGAATTATGAAGTGAAGGCTTTTGAATTGAAGAAATCGGATACAGATCCAAGAGAGAATGCCTTGCACTTGGACTGCTGTTTTCAACCTATCGGTTCTAATCAGTGCATCATATACAAAGGAGGGTTTAAAAATCCTGCTGATTACGACTATATGGTGGAGGAGTTTGGAGCAGAAAACTGTATAGAAATCACCAAAGAAGAAATGTACGAGATGAACTCGAATGTTTTTTCTATTTCACCAGAGGTGGTAGTAAGCGAGGCGGGGTTTACTCGTCTCAATGCTGAATTGGAGAAGCGAGGATTTACTGTGGAGCGCGTGAAATATTCTGAAATAGCCAAGATGGAAGGGCTGTTTCGTTGTTCAACTTTACCCCTAAAAAGAACCTATTAG
- the rpmB gene encoding 50S ribosomal protein L28, which produces MSRVCQITGKRPQVGNNVSHANNKTKRMFYPNLFKKRFYIPEEDKWVTLKVSSTALKTINKHGISAVLKKAKQKGNIVL; this is translated from the coding sequence ATGTCAAGAGTTTGTCAAATAACTGGTAAGAGACCACAGGTAGGAAACAACGTTTCCCATGCGAATAACAAAACAAAGAGAATGTTCTACCCGAACCTTTTCAAGAAGAGATTTTATATCCCTGAAGAGGACAAGTGGGTAACATTGAAAGTTTCATCTACTGCATTGAAAACCATCAACAAGCATGGTATATCTGCAGTGTTGAAAAAAGCCAAGCAAAAAGGAAATATTGTACTGTAA
- the rpmG gene encoding 50S ribosomal protein L33, which translates to MAKKGNRVQVILECTEHKQSGQPGTSRYITTKNRKNTPDRMELKKFNPILKKYTVHKEIK; encoded by the coding sequence ATGGCTAAGAAAGGTAATAGAGTACAAGTAATACTAGAATGCACTGAGCACAAACAAAGTGGTCAGCCAGGTACTTCTAGATACATCACTACTAAAAACAGGAAGAATACTCCTGACAGAATGGAATTGAAAAAATTCAATCCAATTCTAAAGAAATATACTGTTCACAAAGAAATTAAATAA
- a CDS encoding universal stress protein, producing the protein MNTILVPTDFSPVAEHAFDLALQVANKEGGQIVLLHIIEHPSSSSVHYMGVVDADPMESIFIKKMIEQAEAKMADWLAKAEGKGPEVKWKIKLGNPYIEITEQITETKCDIVIMGTEGTEGMTQELTGSNAERVIRKSHVPVVTMKSKCDVDKINKIAVASGFKDATPDFIKHLMQLQKSLNAELHFVRVNSPGDFQSTKYDKKLMGQFVSDYGFENCSTHIYNDFSEEDGIVSFAEEIDADMIAMETHGRTGIMHLLIGSIAEDVVNHAKRPVWTLNVKRESSVKES; encoded by the coding sequence ATGAATACGATACTCGTGCCTACCGATTTCTCACCAGTTGCCGAACATGCCTTTGATTTGGCGCTACAGGTAGCGAACAAGGAAGGCGGCCAAATTGTATTGCTTCACATTATAGAACACCCCTCCAGTTCGTCAGTACATTATATGGGGGTGGTAGATGCAGACCCAATGGAATCCATCTTCATCAAAAAAATGATTGAGCAAGCTGAGGCCAAAATGGCTGATTGGTTAGCCAAAGCGGAAGGCAAAGGGCCAGAAGTGAAATGGAAGATTAAATTAGGAAATCCATACATCGAAATAACAGAGCAAATTACTGAAACCAAGTGCGACATTGTGATCATGGGCACCGAAGGTACAGAAGGTATGACTCAGGAGCTGACAGGTTCTAATGCTGAAAGAGTGATCAGAAAAAGTCACGTTCCTGTTGTGACCATGAAAAGCAAGTGCGATGTAGACAAGATCAATAAGATAGCAGTGGCATCCGGTTTTAAAGATGCAACACCAGATTTTATCAAGCATTTGATGCAGTTGCAGAAGTCTCTCAATGCGGAGCTTCATTTCGTGAGAGTCAATTCTCCGGGTGATTTCCAAAGTACAAAGTATGACAAGAAGCTGATGGGGCAGTTTGTTTCGGACTATGGTTTCGAAAATTGCAGCACACATATTTACAATGATTTTTCAGAAGAGGATGGAATTGTTTCCTTTGCAGAAGAAATCGATGCAGATATGATCGCCATGGAAACGCACGGACGTACAGGTATCATGCATCTGCTGATTGGATCCATTGCCGAAGATGTCGTGAATCATGCGAAGCGTCCGGTATGGACCTTGAATGTAAAACGTGAATCAAGTGTCAAAGAAAGCTAA